From a region of the Paenibacillus sp. R14(2021) genome:
- a CDS encoding carbohydrate ABC transporter permease, whose protein sequence is MKQYLGNKWAILLFLAPAVALYSVIVFYPIVQTFYRSFFEWDGLSAATFVGVQNFIDLAQDSLLMVSLRNGLWFAVVLVIFQIGLGTLLALVCSDVKVRGRKVLKTAYFIPVVLSVTVVCQLWLSMFDPDNGLINKLFELIGMNYRQNWLNSPTVSIIAIAFVNAWQYMGFQFALLYAGVKSVPEHYVEAARIDGAGKWKSHWYITIPLMKETFKFCFVIAITAGIGAYAQMAIMTNGGPGTTNYTLTFMIIRSAFSANEYGYACAISVLLIAISLLVTLIINKAFNSRETGLEQD, encoded by the coding sequence ATGAAACAATACTTAGGCAATAAATGGGCCATTCTATTATTTTTGGCGCCGGCTGTCGCTCTTTACAGCGTAATCGTGTTTTATCCGATCGTGCAGACGTTTTACCGCAGCTTCTTCGAGTGGGACGGACTAAGCGCCGCGACTTTCGTAGGGGTACAGAATTTTATCGATCTCGCGCAGGATTCGTTGTTGATGGTTTCGCTCCGCAACGGACTGTGGTTTGCCGTCGTGCTGGTCATCTTCCAGATCGGACTTGGTACGCTGCTGGCACTCGTATGCTCGGATGTGAAGGTAAGAGGCAGGAAAGTGCTTAAGACCGCTTATTTCATTCCTGTCGTCCTTTCGGTTACGGTTGTTTGTCAGCTCTGGCTTTCGATGTTCGACCCTGACAACGGACTGATCAATAAGCTGTTCGAGCTGATTGGCATGAATTACCGCCAGAACTGGCTGAATTCCCCAACTGTTTCGATTATTGCTATCGCCTTCGTTAATGCTTGGCAGTACATGGGGTTTCAGTTCGCGCTGCTCTACGCGGGCGTAAAGTCCGTTCCCGAGCATTATGTGGAAGCTGCCCGGATTGACGGCGCCGGCAAGTGGAAGTCGCATTGGTATATTACAATCCCGCTCATGAAGGAAACGTTCAAGTTTTGCTTCGTTATTGCCATAACCGCAGGAATCGGGGCTTATGCGCAAATGGCGATCATGACGAACGGCGGGCCGGGCACGACCAATTACACGCTGACGTTCATGATTATCCGCAGCGCCTTCTCGGCCAACGAATACGGCTATGCATGCGCGATCTCGGTCCTGCTGATCGCAATCAGCCTGCTAGTCACTTTGATCATCAACAAAGCGTTTAACAGCCGGGAAACCGGCTTGGAACAGGATTAA
- a CDS encoding ABC transporter substrate-binding protein: MNKWTKISSVALTSLMTVSLAACGAGGDKNNVNSPAAAEPAATENTAPAAAETNSNAAATPEESVVKLTIATNHFDDDTSKPYDYAVAELKKEMPNVELTLQPYLQDNGQKLKTQMATGDMPDIVDTSWDIMQIGSKSGNILTLDDYPETAAFKQDLNKGNEPKLIAPDGHVYGYPYAGTEFIILYYNKKLFEEAGVQAPIKTIDQLKDAAKKFNDKGIIPLAIFSKEKWIGNSLLQGFMTREDPKGYGDLNGAAEAPAALQLAAKQVSELQAAGLFAKNATNTNYDQASSLFYQGKAAMFVNGQWEISSSQKNLGDNVDFMNFPAKDEATYESAKFAMNGAGNPGGFAVSARSANKEIAVKVAAFMARKYAEYKYTQVGTPIVSIKIDKPITAQVPAMLTRLGQEIIPNITSFATVLNNTNVTLAIDDNSQNLLVPGFSADQFVTNLNKALKK, from the coding sequence ATGAACAAATGGACGAAGATTAGCAGCGTGGCGCTTACCTCATTGATGACGGTATCGCTTGCAGCATGCGGAGCTGGCGGCGACAAGAACAATGTCAATTCGCCAGCAGCTGCGGAGCCTGCGGCGACAGAGAACACGGCGCCGGCCGCAGCCGAAACGAATTCCAATGCGGCAGCGACTCCCGAAGAGTCAGTCGTCAAGCTGACAATCGCCACGAACCACTTCGACGACGACACATCCAAGCCTTACGACTACGCGGTCGCTGAGCTGAAGAAGGAAATGCCGAATGTGGAATTGACGCTGCAGCCTTATCTGCAGGACAATGGGCAGAAGCTCAAGACGCAAATGGCGACAGGCGATATGCCCGACATCGTGGACACGTCCTGGGACATTATGCAGATCGGCAGTAAATCGGGCAATATCCTTACATTGGATGATTATCCGGAAACAGCTGCATTCAAGCAAGATTTGAATAAGGGAAACGAGCCGAAGCTGATTGCACCGGATGGTCATGTATACGGTTATCCGTATGCGGGCACCGAATTTATCATTCTGTATTACAACAAGAAGCTGTTTGAAGAAGCGGGCGTACAAGCGCCGATTAAGACGATCGATCAATTGAAGGATGCCGCGAAGAAGTTCAACGACAAAGGAATTATTCCGCTTGCGATCTTCTCGAAGGAGAAATGGATCGGCAATTCCCTGCTGCAAGGCTTCATGACGCGCGAGGATCCGAAGGGCTATGGCGATCTTAACGGTGCTGCTGAAGCACCGGCTGCCCTGCAGCTGGCCGCGAAGCAGGTTTCCGAATTGCAAGCCGCGGGCTTGTTCGCGAAGAACGCGACGAATACGAACTACGATCAAGCTTCCTCCTTGTTCTACCAAGGCAAGGCTGCCATGTTCGTCAACGGTCAGTGGGAAATTTCAAGCTCCCAGAAGAATCTAGGCGATAACGTCGACTTCATGAATTTCCCGGCCAAAGACGAAGCGACGTACGAAAGCGCGAAGTTTGCGATGAACGGAGCTGGCAATCCCGGTGGATTCGCGGTTTCCGCTCGATCGGCAAACAAAGAAATAGCCGTTAAGGTCGCTGCATTCATGGCGCGCAAATACGCCGAGTACAAGTACACGCAAGTCGGTACGCCGATCGTTTCGATCAAGATCGATAAACCGATTACAGCCCAAGTACCAGCTATGCTTACGCGTCTTGGCCAAGAAATCATTCCTAATATCACGAGCTTCGCAACGGTGCTCAACAATACGAACGTGACCCTCGCAATCGACGATAATTCGCAGAATTTGCTCGTACCCGGCTTCTCGGCGGATCAGTTCGTCACCAATCTCAACAAGGCATTGAAAAAATAA
- a CDS encoding SRPBCC domain-containing protein: MEVSTLPDITQTQVFKAPITKVWAAIATADGLAAWFMPNDFEPLVGHAFHIDAGPFGMQSCLVKEIEEPNRIVFQWGTEWTITILLEEQGPSETLCTLHHGGWRTDGVTEFGMPHGIVRDTMNNGWAGLVAKLGSYVEA; this comes from the coding sequence ATGGAAGTAAGCACACTGCCTGACATTACGCAAACGCAAGTATTTAAAGCCCCGATTACGAAAGTATGGGCAGCGATCGCAACAGCAGACGGTCTAGCTGCTTGGTTTATGCCTAACGACTTCGAGCCGTTGGTTGGCCACGCATTTCATATCGATGCGGGTCCGTTCGGCATGCAGTCCTGCTTGGTGAAGGAAATCGAAGAGCCGAACCGGATCGTGTTTCAATGGGGTACGGAATGGACGATTACGATCCTATTGGAGGAGCAAGGTCCGAGCGAGACGTTATGTACGCTGCATCACGGCGGCTGGCGCACTGACGGCGTAACCGAATTCGGAATGCCGCATGGTATCGTTCGCGATACGATGAACAACGGTTGGGCGGGTCTTGTCGCTAAGCTCGGCAGCTATGTCGAAGCCTGA
- a CDS encoding sensor histidine kinase — MAKKGGKAMIQSRYVRGWFRNQRIKRKIVLVFVPLIAVSLFVLGYVSNRMMTSSVIDKTFQNVASESQLIVNRLRESILNAENCANIMTVNLNKVVTANRESEQNEFTNQNLTKQVENQLDLDLLFFPDIEAAAFLDTHNHIYTTDNLMSDGLQKAFRSKILEQIDQSAGQNIWFTMEARDFLTMHRDAPVLTLGKKIIEINSGEQLGTLILIIKESSFSAIFQNKGQVEGRNYRVIDARGLVVSSMDKNELLKPLALSAATDIWNSGQPSTAILKWAGKRYLISSAPIDIMGWKLVSQIPVVALTEDTRKVTWLIVGMGIFGIVFSFLVAEMFSRIIATPLIRLTKTMLKVREGDLHISFDVNASDEIGYLASGFNKMLGQIRELIHQVNAEQKQKRHYELALIQAQIKPHFLYNTLDLVYVLCSMQRVNEARDATKALADFYRIALSGGKEVISVGDEIDNVGNYLAIQGIRYRDVFEYAFEVDEDILEHRILKLTIQPLVENAIYHGLKPSGSGGKLLIQGSRSRDEIRITVSDNGVGMEPEQVKRLLEPRGKDDDAKKSFGLLNVHERIKLFFGYEYGLTVCSQKGIGTMVTIKLPSDTKGECDDV; from the coding sequence ATGGCGAAGAAAGGCGGAAAAGCGATGATTCAGTCGCGGTATGTCAGAGGTTGGTTTCGCAATCAACGTATCAAGCGGAAGATCGTTCTTGTCTTCGTCCCCTTGATCGCGGTTTCTTTGTTCGTGCTCGGCTACGTATCGAACCGGATGATGACGAGCTCTGTCATCGACAAAACGTTCCAGAACGTCGCGAGCGAGTCGCAGCTTATCGTCAACCGGCTGAGGGAATCGATTCTAAACGCGGAGAACTGCGCGAACATCATGACCGTTAATTTGAACAAAGTCGTTACGGCGAACCGGGAGTCGGAGCAGAACGAATTCACGAATCAGAACTTGACGAAGCAGGTGGAGAACCAATTGGACCTCGATCTGCTGTTCTTCCCGGATATCGAGGCGGCGGCCTTTCTCGATACGCACAACCATATATACACGACGGACAACCTCATGTCGGACGGGCTGCAGAAAGCGTTTCGCAGCAAGATTCTGGAGCAGATCGACCAGTCTGCCGGGCAAAATATTTGGTTTACGATGGAAGCGCGCGATTTTCTGACGATGCATAGGGATGCGCCGGTCCTGACGCTTGGCAAAAAAATAATCGAAATCAACAGCGGCGAGCAGCTCGGCACGCTCATTCTGATTATCAAGGAAAGCTCCTTCTCGGCGATTTTTCAGAACAAGGGCCAGGTCGAAGGCCGCAACTACCGGGTCATCGACGCCAGAGGCCTCGTGGTTTCGTCTATGGACAAGAACGAGCTTCTGAAGCCGCTCGCGCTGAGCGCCGCGACGGATATTTGGAACAGCGGTCAGCCTTCGACCGCGATTTTGAAATGGGCAGGCAAACGCTATCTGATCTCGAGCGCACCTATCGATATCATGGGCTGGAAGCTGGTGAGTCAGATTCCGGTCGTCGCGCTGACCGAGGATACCCGCAAGGTGACCTGGCTGATCGTCGGGATGGGCATTTTCGGCATTGTCTTCTCCTTTCTCGTTGCGGAAATGTTCTCGAGAATCATCGCGACCCCGCTGATTCGCTTAACGAAGACGATGCTGAAAGTACGGGAGGGCGATCTGCATATATCGTTCGATGTCAATGCCTCGGATGAAATCGGGTATCTCGCGAGCGGATTTAACAAGATGCTGGGGCAGATCCGTGAATTGATTCATCAGGTGAACGCGGAACAAAAGCAGAAGCGGCACTATGAGCTAGCGTTGATACAAGCGCAGATCAAACCTCATTTCTTGTACAATACGCTTGATCTCGTCTATGTGCTTTGCTCGATGCAGCGAGTGAACGAAGCACGGGACGCGACCAAGGCGCTTGCTGATTTCTACAGAATCGCCCTTAGCGGAGGCAAAGAGGTCATCTCCGTCGGTGATGAAATCGACAACGTCGGCAACTACTTGGCGATCCAGGGTATCCGTTACAGGGACGTATTTGAATACGCATTCGAGGTGGACGAGGATATTTTGGAACACCGCATCTTAAAGCTGACGATCCAGCCGCTCGTGGAGAATGCGATCTACCACGGCCTGAAGCCAAGCGGTTCAGGGGGCAAGCTGTTGATTCAGGGAAGCCGCAGCAGGGACGAAATCAGAATTACGGTATCGGATAACGGAGTCGGTATGGAGCCGGAGCAAGTAAAGAGGCTGCTCGAGCCGCGAGGCAAGGACGACGACGCGAAGAAGTCATTCGGCTTGTTGAACGTCCATGAGAGAATCAAGCTGTTTTTCGGCTACGAATACGGCCTTACCGTATGCAGCCAGAAGGGGATTGGAACGATGGTCACGATTAAGCTGCCGAGCGACACAAAGGGAGAATGCGACGATGTTTAA
- a CDS encoding YheC/YheD family protein has translation MSKKSYNSSTIRGKNRVCGMLSSNSELKSFVPRTMKLSLANLSSMLTACDSVYIKPNIGSLGIGVCKAARTKKGYMLYVTKYRKQTQTRYASLEKLYRHVRSVSKGKMIVQQTVALAKVNGRPYDLRIMVQRKPRGSWTVTVRFARIAKIGKIVTNYSQGGRIWTVPHLHRARGLSASGSAAIDGRLKRTALRTAKWLSSKKAGMHEMGIDFAFDSKGKLWILEVNSNHPQFHPLKVIDPPTYRLGMSFARTYGRYSAK, from the coding sequence ATGTCCAAGAAATCCTACAACAGCAGCACGATCCGCGGCAAAAACCGCGTTTGCGGCATGCTTTCTTCAAACAGCGAATTGAAATCGTTCGTTCCCAGAACCATGAAGCTCAGCCTTGCCAATCTATCGTCCATGCTGACTGCCTGCGACAGTGTCTATATAAAGCCGAATATCGGTTCGTTAGGCATCGGCGTGTGTAAAGCAGCAAGGACTAAGAAGGGCTACATGCTCTATGTTACGAAGTATCGGAAACAAACACAGACCCGCTACGCCAGCCTAGAGAAGCTGTACAGACACGTTCGCTCCGTCAGCAAAGGAAAAATGATCGTTCAACAAACGGTTGCGCTCGCAAAGGTGAACGGCCGGCCGTATGATCTGCGCATTATGGTGCAGCGAAAGCCTCGCGGCAGCTGGACCGTCACTGTCAGGTTCGCCAGAATTGCAAAAATCGGTAAGATCGTCACGAATTACAGTCAAGGCGGCCGCATCTGGACCGTTCCGCATCTTCACCGGGCAAGGGGATTGTCGGCTTCGGGCAGTGCCGCGATCGACGGAAGACTGAAGCGTACTGCGCTTCGAACGGCGAAATGGCTGAGCAGCAAGAAAGCAGGCATGCACGAGATGGGCATCGACTTCGCCTTCGACAGTAAAGGCAAGCTTTGGATTCTCGAGGTCAACTCAAACCACCCTCAGTTTCATCCGCTCAAGGTCATCGATCCGCCCACCTACCGCTTGGGCATGTCGTTTGCCCGAACCTATGGACGCTATTCTGCCAAATAG
- a CDS encoding MBL fold metallo-hydrolase, translating into MSNLYADIQYIGQVGVIMRRNGYNVAVDPYLTDSVDRLSNFPPGFWTRRYAPPVDPDRLDDLQLVLITHEHLDHLDPETLLRIAKASPSCTFAGPRACVELLNEIGIATHRLEALQFGVPFACDGGLTVHPIPAWHEERDVDAEGWDRFLGYMLAWDDLTIYHAGDTLVQEELLAILKTYRIDIGLLPINGRDLFRNRLGIDGNMNAREAAALTADTGIEIVIPLHFDLYPNNSEGITGFVEELYTRYPGQKFHVFQPGETRHIGVQR; encoded by the coding sequence ATGTCGAACTTATATGCTGACATCCAATATATCGGCCAAGTCGGCGTTATTATGCGCCGCAACGGGTACAATGTTGCCGTAGACCCGTATTTGACGGACTCCGTCGACCGCTTATCGAACTTCCCGCCGGGATTCTGGACAAGAAGGTACGCACCGCCCGTCGATCCTGACCGCCTGGACGACTTACAGCTGGTATTGATTACGCACGAGCATCTGGATCATTTGGACCCGGAAACGCTGCTGCGCATTGCCAAGGCTTCACCGTCCTGCACGTTCGCGGGACCACGTGCATGCGTGGAGCTATTGAACGAAATCGGGATCGCAACGCATCGATTGGAAGCGCTCCAATTTGGGGTTCCTTTCGCCTGCGACGGCGGTCTTACGGTTCATCCGATTCCGGCGTGGCATGAAGAACGCGACGTCGATGCCGAAGGCTGGGACCGCTTTCTCGGTTATATGTTAGCTTGGGACGACCTTACAATCTACCATGCGGGTGATACGCTTGTCCAAGAAGAATTGCTTGCGATTCTGAAGACGTACCGGATTGATATCGGACTGCTGCCGATCAACGGCAGAGATCTGTTCCGCAACCGGCTTGGCATTGATGGCAATATGAACGCGCGGGAGGCGGCGGCACTGACTGCCGATACCGGGATAGAGATCGTCATTCCGCTTCACTTTGATCTGTATCCCAATAACAGCGAAGGAATCACGGGCTTCGTGGAGGAGCTCTATACACGGTACCCGGGGCAGAAATTCCATGTTTTTCAGCCGGGAGAAACGCGGCATATCGGCGTCCAACGCTAG
- a CDS encoding response regulator — MFKVLIVDDESLFREYLRTIVNWETYGFTICGEARNGIEALEVAKVTYPDLALVDINMPLMDGLKLSEAFKELYPDLAIVLVTGHGEFEYARQALKLGVEDYILKPFDLDELFLTLMKTKNRIQQAAEDRKTRSKQAEWLKAHLFHRLVDQDTTINQHEIAAELDSWGFETDSDAYIVMVTEIDDSYQLRLDRKEMLLWKNTIINILHEMLDAKGRRLSFLGPEDRIVTLCQLATDLDPFLDDPSCLEKLCVMVKRHFKFTVTLGVGNPQRGLGGIRESYLQALAALGTKPSEGSGRVIRYRASDMPGYGRARSKQIFEEAKRFIEQNYRNSELNVEEITKIAFVNGSYLRKIFNREVRMSVSDYITHVRMQRAREFIQLKKSNIAAISEMVGYNDPGYFSKCFKKYYGVTPKDYENQINR, encoded by the coding sequence ATGTTTAAGGTGCTGATCGTAGACGATGAATCGCTGTTCCGTGAATATTTGCGCACGATCGTCAATTGGGAGACGTATGGATTTACGATCTGTGGCGAAGCCAGGAACGGGATCGAGGCGCTTGAGGTCGCGAAGGTAACGTACCCCGATCTGGCGCTTGTCGACATTAACATGCCGCTGATGGACGGGTTGAAGCTTTCCGAAGCCTTCAAGGAGTTATATCCCGACCTGGCGATTGTGCTGGTCACCGGCCACGGGGAATTCGAATACGCTCGGCAGGCGCTGAAGCTGGGGGTCGAGGATTATATCCTGAAGCCGTTCGATCTGGATGAGTTGTTTCTCACGCTAATGAAAACGAAGAACCGCATTCAACAAGCGGCCGAGGATCGCAAAACCCGCAGCAAGCAAGCGGAGTGGCTGAAGGCGCATTTATTCCATCGGCTGGTCGATCAAGATACGACGATCAATCAGCATGAAATCGCCGCCGAGCTTGATTCGTGGGGGTTCGAGACCGACTCCGACGCGTACATTGTCATGGTGACGGAGATCGACGATAGCTATCAGCTGAGGCTAGACCGCAAGGAAATGCTGCTATGGAAAAACACCATTATCAACATTCTTCATGAGATGCTGGATGCCAAGGGCCGTCGTCTCAGCTTTCTGGGACCGGAAGATCGCATCGTTACGCTGTGTCAGCTGGCCACGGATCTTGATCCGTTCTTGGACGATCCGTCTTGCCTGGAGAAGCTGTGCGTCATGGTCAAAAGGCATTTCAAGTTTACCGTGACTCTTGGGGTCGGTAATCCGCAGCGCGGGCTTGGCGGTATACGCGAATCGTATTTGCAGGCGCTTGCCGCCTTAGGTACTAAGCCGTCCGAGGGCAGCGGTCGAGTGATCCGCTACCGGGCTTCTGATATGCCGGGTTACGGGCGCGCCCGTTCCAAGCAGATCTTCGAGGAAGCGAAGCGGTTTATCGAGCAGAACTATCGTAATTCCGAGCTTAACGTAGAGGAAATTACGAAAATCGCTTTTGTAAACGGAAGTTATTTGCGAAAAATATTCAATCGGGAAGTACGGATGTCGGTATCGGACTACATCACGCATGTGCGCATGCAGCGAGCGAGAGAATTCATTCAATTGAAGAAGTCGAATATTGCGGCAATCTCCGAAATGGTCGGTTACAATGACCCGGGCTACTTCAGCAAATGCTTCAAAAAATATTACGGGGTGACGCCAAAAGATTACGAAAATCAGATAAATCGTTAA
- a CDS encoding helix-turn-helix transcriptional regulator, with protein MSKPDAVLPSGKHDVFQAIADPTRREVLRLLVDQEMPIMAITGHFPITRTAVSKHLRILAEAGLVKERKVGRETRYRLEPQPLQELRSWLQYYERYWENKLSALKRLVETPDDPQQPPNP; from the coding sequence ATGTCGAAGCCTGATGCAGTTCTGCCTTCCGGCAAGCATGATGTTTTCCAGGCGATCGCCGATCCTACCCGCCGCGAGGTGCTGAGGCTGCTGGTGGATCAAGAAATGCCGATTATGGCCATAACGGGGCATTTCCCGATCACCCGGACGGCGGTGTCGAAGCATTTGCGAATCTTGGCGGAAGCCGGGCTCGTGAAGGAGCGGAAGGTTGGACGTGAGACGCGTTACCGCTTGGAGCCTCAGCCGCTGCAGGAGCTGCGCAGCTGGCTGCAATATTACGAACGCTACTGGGAGAATAAGTTATCCGCGCTGAAGCGGCTCGTAGAGACGCCGGATGATCCGCAGCAGCCGCCAAACCCGTGA
- a CDS encoding carbohydrate ABC transporter permease, with the protein MKKTIAVVLQSFLWIYFLISVYPLLWMVFYSLKNNDEIFVTNPFGIPTHFRIENYVNAWNKFSMPIYIGNSALLATLTTIGVIVISVMFAYAIARLRWKFREAVRMYMIVGMFIPMPVIIIPLAIIVKDFHLTNTYGALLLPYVAFGLPFASMVFYGFLRGVPQEMEESACMDGASIYRAFFRIIVPILSPAIATLVILQFLGTWNEYFLASILITDERLMTLPIGLIYFQGFHATDWGGMGAVMTIASLPMVVLYLIFTDQVERALTVSSAVKA; encoded by the coding sequence ATGAAAAAAACAATCGCAGTCGTCCTGCAGTCCTTTCTATGGATTTATTTCTTGATTTCCGTCTATCCGCTCTTGTGGATGGTCTTCTATTCGCTGAAGAACAATGACGAAATCTTCGTCACCAATCCCTTCGGCATTCCGACGCACTTCCGAATCGAGAATTACGTGAATGCCTGGAACAAGTTCAGCATGCCGATCTACATCGGGAACAGTGCGCTCCTAGCCACGCTGACGACGATCGGGGTTATCGTCATCTCCGTCATGTTCGCCTACGCGATCGCCCGGCTGCGGTGGAAATTCCGCGAAGCGGTGCGGATGTACATGATCGTCGGCATGTTCATTCCGATGCCCGTCATCATTATCCCGCTTGCCATCATCGTGAAGGATTTTCACCTGACGAACACATACGGCGCCTTGCTGCTTCCTTACGTGGCATTCGGCCTGCCATTTGCATCCATGGTGTTCTATGGCTTCCTTCGCGGCGTCCCGCAAGAAATGGAAGAATCGGCATGCATGGACGGCGCTTCGATTTACCGCGCGTTCTTCCGCATCATCGTGCCGATTCTGTCGCCGGCAATCGCGACGCTCGTCATTCTTCAGTTTCTGGGGACTTGGAATGAGTACTTCCTGGCATCGATTCTGATTACGGACGAACGCTTGATGACGCTGCCAATCGGGCTCATTTATTTTCAAGGCTTCCACGCGACCGACTGGGGCGGGATGGGTGCCGTGATGACCATCGCGAGCTTACCGATGGTCGTGCTGTATCTGATTTTCACGGATCAGGTGGAGCGCGCGCTGACAGTCAGCTCGGCCGTGAAGGCGTAG